Genomic DNA from Chloroflexia bacterium SDU3-3:
GCGTGCGGTTGCCGAGGATATCGAAGAAGAAAACGTGGATGATGATCCCCAGAAAAAACAGGAAGGTGCGCAGAAAGCGCCTGCGCCGCCTGAGCGGGCGATCGAGCGCGGCGGGGCGCGCAGAAACAATCGTTGTGGCCATGGACCCCATGAATTTCTGGGCACTGCCAGTGCCCCTTGGCGAATCTCCGACTGCCTTACCATTCATTGCTGCTATAGATCAGCACCAAATCGCCAAAAAAGTGCTAGAATTGGCATCCATATCCGAGGATTTTCGAAGGAGCATGCCAGTACCGATATCTTGACAGAAGATCCTCTTTACAGGTATGATACCAGCACTTACCTGATTCTCATCTCGTGCATTCCTACAAGCTCACCGTAAGGCGACACGCGGAATGCGTGCCGTTTGCGGCACCTTAACAAGTTCATAGGAGGCTAACGTGCCCACTGAGCTCATTACGTCTTTGATCGGGCTTATCGTCGGCCTGGCGATAGGCGTGGTCACTGGCATTTTCACTTTTCGCAACGCCGTAGCCACCCGCCAGCGCGAGGCCGAATCGCAGGCGAAGCTACAACTCGAAGCCGCCCGGGCCGAGCAGAAGGATATCATCCTTCAGGCCAAGGACGAGGCGCTGCGGATCCGCAACGAGGCCGAGGACCAGATCCGCGAGGCCCGCACCGCGCTCACCAAACAGGAGGAGCGGCTCCAGCGCAAAGAGGAGAACCTCGACCGCAAGCTGGAGGGCCTGGAGCGCCGCGAGCGCCAGCTCCAGAACCGCGAGCGGCAGATAGAACAGCTCCATCAGGAGGCCGAGCTGCTGCATGGGCAGCAGCGGGCCGAGCTTGAGCGCATCTCTGCGCTTAGTCAGGAGGATGCTCGCAACATCATTCTTCAGAAGGTGGAGGCAGAAACCCGCGACGAGTCAGCACGCCGGATCCGCGAGATCGAGCGTGCCGCCACCGAGGACGCTGACCGGCGCGCCCGCAAGATCATCGGGCTTGCCATCCAGCGCAGCGCCTCGGAGTATGTCGCCGAGGTGACGGTCTCGACCGTCGCCCTCCCAGGCGAGGAGCTCAAGGGCCGCATCATCGGACGCGAGGGCCGCAACATCCGCGCGTTCGAGCAGATCAGCGGTGTCGATATCATTGTCGATGACACCCCCGAGGCTGTGACCCTGTCATGTCACGACCCGGTTCGGCGCGAGGTCGCCCGGATCGCCCTGATAAAGCTGCTGAAGGATGGCCGCATCCACCCCGCTCGCATCGAGGAGGTAATCGCCAAGACCCAGCAGGAGATCGACCAGATCATGCGGGAGGAGGGCGAGCGCATTGCCCACGACGCCAATGTGATGGGCCTACACCCCGATCTGATCAAGCTGCTCGGGCGGCTGAAATACCGCACGAGCTATGGGCAGAATGTGCTCCAGCACTCGCTGGAGTGCTCCTTGCTGGCGGCGCATATGGCCGCCGAGCTTGGGGCCAACATCAACGTCGCCAAGACCGCGGCGTTACTGCATGATATCGGCAAGGCCGTGGACCACGAGGTCCAGGGGCCGCACGCGCTGATAGGTGCAGATATCGCTCGGCGTCTGGGGCGTTCCCCCGCGATCGTGCACGCGATCGCGGCGCACCACAACGATGAGGAACCGCAATCGGTTGAAGCGTTCCTGGTGCAGGCAGCCGACGCTATCTCAGGCGGTCGCCCTGGCGCACGCCGCGAGACCATCGACCTCTACATCAAGCGGCTGGAAGCGCTTGAGACCGTGGCCACCTCGTTCACAGGTGTCCAGCGCGCCTACGCCATCCAGGCGGGGCGCGAGGTCCGCATCCTCGTCCAGCCCGATTCGATCGACGATCTTGGCAGCATTCACCTCGCTCGTGATGTCGCGAAAAAGATCGAGGAGAGCCTTCAGTATCCCGGACAGATCAAAGTTACGGTTGTCCGCGAGACGAGGGCGGTCGATTACGCTCGCTAGGCGATTCGCAGGCGTGAGTCGGGGCACAGATCGTGCTCTTCATCCCTACTAGCGATGTAGGCGAACGCCGGGGCAATATCCGTTCATCCCATTGTGTCAATTGAGGAGTCTGAACTATGGGCCTGGACACCTATGACCCGGAGACTTTCGGCTCGGCAACACCCTTGTCAACGCCTTCACAGGAGGAACGCATGGCTACAAACACATCCCAAGCAACACCGCTGGCCCGTGCGGTCGGCGCGAGCGGCCAGCCGGCCGCCGAGCGCCACAGCGCCGAGGTTCTGAAGGTTTCGACCCGCTCACGCCCGAGCGCGGTGGCCGGCGCTATCGCTGGCGTCATCCGCGACAGCGGCATGGCCGAGGTTCAGTCGATCGGCGCAGGCGCGACCAACCAGGCCATCAAGGCCGTGGCGATCGCCCGCAGCTACCTCAACGAGGAGGGCATCGATATCGTCTGCGTGCCCTCATTTATCGACGTGGCCATTGATGAAGAGGAGCGCACCGCCATTCGCCTGCTGGTAGAGCGCCGCTAGCCTCCCCCCATACAAAAGAAGACGCCGGACAGCTATGCTGCCCGGCGTTTTTTGTGCCCGAAGCGGCGGCTAGCCGCGCTGGCGGCTGGCCACCACCACCGCCACCATCAGGCCGGCGGTCATGCCGCCGCCCATGTTGAGTACATCGGGCAGGGGGATGGCGCCCGCTAGCAGCGGAGCACCCAGCGCGAGCGCCATCCAGGGCACCCACGACGGGATGAGCAGCAGCCGCTTGGTGCGCTCGGAGAGCTTGGATGTGCTGATGGCACGGATCGTGGCGAGAAAACCGATCACGGCGACAACGATGGCAAAGACGATAGAGGGCGTAAACATAATCAAAGGCTCCTTTCACAGCTAGCCCTATTGTAGCAGGTCATGGCGGGCCTGCACGCTGCCCGATCTAGGCTTTCGGTCCTGTCATGGCATGCCCATGCGGCACCGCTGGCCCGGCGGCAAGCACCCGGGTGCTTGCCGCACCAGCCGAACGATGCTACTGTACCCCTTGCGAACTATCCGCCCCGGCGCTGCGCGTGTGCACTGTCGCCCATAGCCTCGCCACTACAACAAGCCTATGAGACGACAAACCATGCTCGCCCGCGCCCTCTCGGTGGGGGGCACGGCCTACTGCGCCGCGCTGGTGGCCGCCGAGGCGCTGAGCGCGCTGGGCGTGCGCCCCTGGTGGCTGGCGATCGCCCACGATGTGCTCGCGCCCATCCTGTTCGCGCCTGTGGCCGCGCTGGGCCTGCTGGCCCTAGCGCTGCGCATGCGCGCGCTGGGGGCGGCGGTGGCCGCCGCCGCGCTGGCCTTCGCGCTGGCCTTCCAGGCCGCGCTGGTACCTCCCAGCCCCACCGCGCCCACCGCACCCGCACGGCAGCTGCGCGTGGCCACCTACAACCAGCTGATCGCCAACACCCAGATCGACACGATGCTGGCAACCATACGCAGGCAGGACGCCGACCTAGTGGCCATCCAGGAGCTGTCGCACGACCTCGCCGCCGCCATCCAGCGCGACATGGCGGGAGAGTACCCCTACCAATGGCTCGTGCCATCGTACAACGCCGATGGGCTAGGCCTGATCAGCCGCTACCCGCTGGACCGGCAGGAGCAGGCCAGCGCCTACCGCGGGCTGCGCGCGGTCATCCACGTGGATGGCGCGCTAATCACGGTGGTGAACGTGCACCCGCACATCCCATTCGCGGCCAGCGGTATCCGCAGGCCCAGCGACGTGCTGCGTGCGCTGGCCAGCTACGGCACCAGCCCGCGCCAGGGCGAGATCGAGGCCCTGGTGGCTATGGCCAGCCAGGTGCCGGGGCCGATGATCGTGCTGGGCGACTTCAACACCAGCGACCGCGACCCGCTGTACGCGCAGCTTGCTGCTGTATTTCACGACTCGTACCGCCAATCTTCGTGGGGCTTCGGGGCGACCTTCCCCAGCCCGCAGTCGGACATGCTGCCCTTCCCGATCGTGCGCATCGACTATATCTGGCTGCGCGGGCCGCTGGCGGCTATCGCAAGCCAGGTCGACTGCGACAGCGGGGGGTCGGACCACTGCCTGTATGTGGCCGACGTAGCGCTGCCCTAGCTGTATGGGGCACGCCGGATGCCGATTGCGTCACATCGGAACCCACATGTAGACACGTCGGATGCCGATTGCAGCACATCGGAACCCACATGTAACACGTCGGATGCCGATTGCGTCTCGTCGGATGCCGATTGCGTCACATCGGAACCCACATGTAACACATCGGAAGCCGATTGCGTCACATCGGAAGCCGATTGCATCACATCGGAAGCCGATTGCGTCACATCGGAAGCCGATTGCGTCACATCGGAACCCACATGTAACACGTCGGATGCCGATTGCGTCTCGTCGGATGCCGATTGCGTCACATCGGAACCCACATGTAACACGTCGGAAGCTGATTGCATCACGTCGCAAGGGGCATATTTCTGCCCTTCGTGTCTTCGCGCCTTCGTGGTATTCGTTCACTTTAGCCCCTTGGAGCCTTGGTGTCTTGGTGGTAAAAAACTGTGCGAAAGAAGCCGGTTGACATGGCCACGCCCGGCGGCATACAATAGAGCCAGCTTTCTTTTTTGCCCGTTGTGAGGAGGTGATCCGCCATGGTAGGCGATGATGTAGGTGTAGTACGCCCCAACCGAATCTCGACCGTTTCTTACATCGCGCGCCGCGCCATCGGCTGATCGCACGCCTGCCCGTGCCCGGCCCGCTGCGGCGCGCCAGGAGCACAGGCATATGGACATCCCGCAGAGCTACCGCCCCGAGGAGGCCGAGCCGCGCATGCAGCGCCGCTGGGCCGAGCAGGGCACCTACCACTTCAACCCCACCGACCGCCGCCCGATCTTCGCCATCGACACGCCGCCGCCCACCGTCTCGGGCGCGCTGCACATCGGCCACGTGTACTCCTACATCCAGGCCGAGGCCATGGTGCGCTACCGCCGGATGCGCGGCTACGCCATCTACTACCCCTTCGGTTTCGACGACAACGGCCTGCCCACCGAGCGCTATGTGGAGAAGACCCACGGCATCGCCGCGCGCGACGTGGGCCGCGAGGCCTTCACCGAGGCCTGCCTGAGCACCACCCGCGAGGTGGAGGCGCGCTTCGAGGCGTTCTGGCAGCGCCTGGGCATCAGCGCCGACTGGCGGCTGCGCTACTCCACCATCGACGAGCGGGCCAGGCGCACCTCGCAGTGGTCATTCCTCGACCTCTACCGCCGGGGCCGGATCTACCGCGCCCAGGCCCCCGGGCCGTGGTGCTGCACCTGCGGCACCGCCATCGCCCAGGCCGAGATCGACGACATCGAGCGCGACACTGTGTTCTCCACCCTGTGCTTCGCGCTGGCCGAGGGCGATGGCACAGTGGAGATCGCCACCACGCGCCCCGAGCTGCTGCCCGCCTGCGTGGCGATCTTCGTGCACCCCGAGGACGCGCGCTTCCAGCACCTGGTGGGGAGAATGGCCACGGTGCCGCTGCTGGGCCACGCCGTGCCCATCCTGGCCGAGCCGACGGTGGAGCGCGAGAAGGGCAGCGGCGCGGTGATGTGCTGCACGTTTGGCGACACGGCGGATGTGGCCTGGTGGCAGGCCCACGGGCTACCGCTCATACCGCTGGTGGGGCGCGACGGGCGGCTGGGCGCGCACGGCGGGGCCTACGCGGGCCTGACCCTGGCCCAGGCGCGGCGGCAGATCCTGGCCGACCTGGGCGAGGCCGGGGCGCTGCTGGGCCAGCGGCCCGCCCGCCAGAGCATCCGCGTGCACGAGCGCTGCGGCACGCCGCTGGAGATCCTGGAGAGCAGCCAGTGGTTCATCCGCGTGCTCGACATGAAGGACGAGCTGCTGGCGGCGGGCCGCGCCATCGCATGGCACCCCGAGCACATGCGCGCGCGCTACGAGCACTGGGTGGAGAACCTGGGCTGGGACTGGTGCATCTCACGCCAGCGCTTCTTCGGCGTGCCCTTCCCGCTGTGGCGCTGCGCCAGCTGCGGCCAGGTGGTGCTGGCCGACGAGGCCCAGCTGCCGGTGGACCCGCTGCGCGCCGCGCCGCCGCGGCCCTGCCCGTGCGGCGGCCCGCTGGAGCCAGACCCGGATGTGATGGACACCTGGGCCACATCCTCGGTCAGCCCGCAGATCGCGGGGCAGCTGCTCGACCAGCCCGAGCTGTTCGGGCGGCTGTTCCCCATGGCGCTGCGCCCGCAGGCCCACGACATCATCCGCACCTGGGCCTTCGACACCATCGTGAAGAGCCTGTTGCACCACGGCCAGATCCCCTGGCGCACGCTGCTGGTCTCGGGCCACGTGCTCACCCCCCGGCACGAGAAGCTGAGCAAGTCGAAGGGCAACGCCAGCGCCGACCCCGACGCGCTGATCGCGCGCTATGGGGCCGACGCCATCCGCTACTGGGCCTGCAGCGGCGGCACCGGGGCCGATCAGCTGTTCGACGAGGATGTCATCCGGCGCGGCGCGAAGCTGGTGAACAAGCTGTGGAACGCCGCGCGGCTGATCGGCAGGGCCGAGCCGCGCGGCGTGGCGGCGGCCCCGCCCACCCCGCTGGATCGCGCCATGCTGTCGTGGCTCCAGCGCCTCATCCAGCAGGCCACGGCCAGCATGGAGGCCTACAGCTACACGGCGGCGCTGGATGCGACCGAGCGATTCTTCTGGTCGAGCCTGTGCGACAACTACCTAGAGCTAGCCAAGGGCAGGCTCTACGACGGCGACGAGGCCGAGCGCGAGCGCGTGGCGCTGACGCTGCGCGAGCTGCTGGGCACGCTGCTGCGGCTGCTGGCCCCGTTCCTGCCGCACATCACCGAGGAGATCTACGTCCAGCTCTACGCCGCCGAGGGCGAGTCCATCCACACCGGCGGCTGGCCCGAGGCCGACCCAGGGCAGATCGACGAGGAGTCCGAGCGGGCGGGCGAGGCCGTGATGGCCATCCTAGCGCAGGCGCGGCGCTGGAAGAGCGAGCGCAGGCTGGGCCTGGCCACGCCGCTGGCCAGCATCACCGCAGGCGCGCCAGCCGCGCTGCACCCCGCCCTGGCCGCCTGCGAGGCCGACATCCGCAGCGGCACCCGCGCCGCCCGCGTGGCCCTGGCCGTGGCCAGCTCGCCCCAGCTGCTCGCGGCTGATTAGCAAACCTGCGCGGGACGAGACAAAGAGGAGGCAACGTGCCTCCTCTTTGTGCATGTATGGCTCTGGAATAGGGTACGATGCCATGCGCTCAGCATTTTCAGGTTGTTCCACCTTCGACACTGGCCCCCCAAAAAAGAACATTTTCGCCCTTTTGGTTATGGTTTATTTATTCTATTTTAAAAGTATATACCTGAATAATAGAAAAGAGCTGCTATGCTGGCATGGAGGCACAGCATCGTACGAACCTGATTCTGCGAGCTATCGACACAGCACCACTATAAACGAGCGCCCGCGCACGATCTTTGCGCTAACGCAACGATTGCGGCGCGGGCAGCCCTATGATAGTGCTATCGCCATGAAAGGAACCGGCATGTCGCTTTCCCACAGCCCCGCCGATAGCCCGACCAGCGCGCCGCCCGATCTGGCCAGGATGCCCGGACACTGGCTGCTGGCCCAGCTCGGGCGGCGCGTGCTGCGCCCTGGCGGGCTGGCGCTCACCAAGCAGATGCTCGCGGCCCTGGCCATCACCCCTGCCGACCGCGTGGTCGAGTTCGCGCCGGGGCTGGGCGTGACCGCGCAGCTGACGCTCGGCCAGAGGCCCGCCGCCTACACCGCGATCGAGCGCGATAGCGCCGCCGCCGCGCAGGTGCGGAGCTTCCTCACCCGCCCCGGCGACCGCTGCCAGATCGGGACCGCGCAGGAGACCGGGCTGCCCGACGGCGAGGCCACGGTGGTCTACGGCGAGGCGATGCTGACCATGCACTCGCCCAGCCAGAAGGCTGAGATCATCCGCGAGGCGGCCCGCATCCTCCAGCCCGGCGGGCGCTACGGCATCCACGAGCTATGCCTCACGCCCGACAGCATCGATGAGAAGAGCAAGCAGGCGATCTCGCGCCAGATCTCCTCGGCCATCCAAGTGGGTGCGCGCCCGCTGACCAGCGCCGAGTGGCGCGAGCTGCTGGAGGCCGAGGGCTTCACGGTCGAGTTCAGCGCCCACGCGCCCATGCACCTGCTGCGCATCCGCCGCATGATCGCCGACGAGGGCCTGCGGCAGACCATCAAGATCATCGTTAATATGATCCGGCGTCCAGCCGCACGTCGGCGCATGCTGGCGATGCGGCGCGTCTTTGAGCAGTATTCCCCCAACCTCGCGGCCATCTCGCTGGTGGCGCGCAAAACCGAAGGAGCCAACCGATGAACCTGACCAGCTTTCTCGATCTGGCGGCCCAGATCACCATCTCGGAAAATAGCACCATCAGCCGCACCATCTACCAGGACCCCAGCGTGAAGGCGGTGCTGTTCGGCTTTGACGCCGGGCAGGAGCTTTCCGAGCACACCGCAGGCACCCCGGCGATCATCCACATCGTGCAGGGCAATGCCCACGTGACGCTGGGCGAGGAGTCGCTGAGCGCGCAGGCGAACACATGGATCCACATGCCCGCGCGCACACCCCACAGCATCCGCGCGGAGACGCCGGTGGTCATGCTGCTGCTGCTGCTGAAGGGCGGCCAGGCCGAATGAGCGCACGCCCTGCGGCCCAGGTGCGCCTGCGCCCGATCGCGCTGCCGACCGAGCACGGCGGCTGGGGGCTGGTGCTTATGCCGATCATCCTTGGGCTGGGGGTCGCCCCTTCGTGGGCGGGGCTGTGGATCGGCCTCGCCGCGCTAGCGGTGTTCCTGGTGCGCCAGCCGCTCAAGCTGGCGATAGGCGACTGGCGCGGCGGAAAGCGGTTTGCGCGCACACGCTGGGCTTTGCTCTTCGCCCTGGCCTATGGGGCGGCGGCGCTGGCCTGCGTGGCCGCCGCGTGGGCGGCGGGCGCGCGGCCCTGCTGGGAGCCGCTGCTGCTGGCCGCGCCGCTGGCGCTTGTCCAGTTCTGGCACGACACATTAAAGCAGAGCCGCGCGCTGCTAGCCGAGCTGTGCGGGGCCGCCGCGATCAGCGCCGTAGCCGCCATCATCGCGCGGGCGCAGGGCTGGGCGCTCGCGCCCGCATGCGCCCTGTGGCTCCTGCAGGCGCTCCAGGCCTGCGCGGCGATCGTCTACGTGCGCACGCGCATCCGCCTGGCCCGTGGCGTGGTGGTGCCGCGCGCCCCCGCCATCTGGCTGCACGTGGCCGCGCTGGGCGCGGTGCTGGCCCTGGCCTGGTGGCGGCTGGTGCCAGCCCTCAGCGGCGTCGCCTTCGCGATCCTGGCCGCGCGGGCGTGGGCAGGCCTGCGGCCACAGGCGCTCGCGCTGCCCATCCCGCGCGTGGGCATGCAGGAGGTAGGGTACAGCCTCGTGGTGGTCGTTATGAGCATCCTTGGCGTGCACATGGCCTTCTAGAAAAGCCTAGCGCCAGCATTATGCATAGCAAAAGAGGAGGCGAGCTGCCTCCTCTTTTCGTTCCTTGGAGCCTTGGAGTCTTGGTGGTAAAGCGCTA
This window encodes:
- a CDS encoding valine--tRNA ligase, translating into MDIPQSYRPEEAEPRMQRRWAEQGTYHFNPTDRRPIFAIDTPPPTVSGALHIGHVYSYIQAEAMVRYRRMRGYAIYYPFGFDDNGLPTERYVEKTHGIAARDVGREAFTEACLSTTREVEARFEAFWQRLGISADWRLRYSTIDERARRTSQWSFLDLYRRGRIYRAQAPGPWCCTCGTAIAQAEIDDIERDTVFSTLCFALAEGDGTVEIATTRPELLPACVAIFVHPEDARFQHLVGRMATVPLLGHAVPILAEPTVEREKGSGAVMCCTFGDTADVAWWQAHGLPLIPLVGRDGRLGAHGGAYAGLTLAQARRQILADLGEAGALLGQRPARQSIRVHERCGTPLEILESSQWFIRVLDMKDELLAAGRAIAWHPEHMRARYEHWVENLGWDWCISRQRFFGVPFPLWRCASCGQVVLADEAQLPVDPLRAAPPRPCPCGGPLEPDPDVMDTWATSSVSPQIAGQLLDQPELFGRLFPMALRPQAHDIIRTWAFDTIVKSLLHHGQIPWRTLLVSGHVLTPRHEKLSKSKGNASADPDALIARYGADAIRYWACSGGTGADQLFDEDVIRRGAKLVNKLWNAARLIGRAEPRGVAAAPPTPLDRAMLSWLQRLIQQATASMEAYSYTAALDATERFFWSSLCDNYLELAKGRLYDGDEAERERVALTLRELLGTLLRLLAPFLPHITEEIYVQLYAAEGESIHTGGWPEADPGQIDEESERAGEAVMAILAQARRWKSERRLGLATPLASITAGAPAALHPALAACEADIRSGTRAARVALAVASSPQLLAAD
- a CDS encoding cupin domain-containing protein; amino-acid sequence: MNLTSFLDLAAQITISENSTISRTIYQDPSVKAVLFGFDAGQELSEHTAGTPAIIHIVQGNAHVTLGEESLSAQANTWIHMPARTPHSIRAETPVVMLLLLLKGGQAE
- a CDS encoding methyltransferase domain-containing protein — protein: MSLSHSPADSPTSAPPDLARMPGHWLLAQLGRRVLRPGGLALTKQMLAALAITPADRVVEFAPGLGVTAQLTLGQRPAAYTAIERDSAAAAQVRSFLTRPGDRCQIGTAQETGLPDGEATVVYGEAMLTMHSPSQKAEIIREAARILQPGGRYGIHELCLTPDSIDEKSKQAISRQISSAIQVGARPLTSAEWRELLEAEGFTVEFSAHAPMHLLRIRRMIADEGLRQTIKIIVNMIRRPAARRRMLAMRRVFEQYSPNLAAISLVARKTEGANR
- a CDS encoding YwiC-like family protein, giving the protein MSARPAAQVRLRPIALPTEHGGWGLVLMPIILGLGVAPSWAGLWIGLAALAVFLVRQPLKLAIGDWRGGKRFARTRWALLFALAYGAAALACVAAAWAAGARPCWEPLLLAAPLALVQFWHDTLKQSRALLAELCGAAAISAVAAIIARAQGWALAPACALWLLQALQACAAIVYVRTRIRLARGVVVPRAPAIWLHVAALGAVLALAWWRLVPALSGVAFAILAARAWAGLRPQALALPIPRVGMQEVGYSLVVVVMSILGVHMAF
- a CDS encoding stage V sporulation protein S, with the translated sequence MATNTSQATPLARAVGASGQPAAERHSAEVLKVSTRSRPSAVAGAIAGVIRDSGMAEVQSIGAGATNQAIKAVAIARSYLNEEGIDIVCVPSFIDVAIDEEERTAIRLLVERR
- the rny gene encoding ribonuclease Y: MPTELITSLIGLIVGLAIGVVTGIFTFRNAVATRQREAESQAKLQLEAARAEQKDIILQAKDEALRIRNEAEDQIREARTALTKQEERLQRKEENLDRKLEGLERRERQLQNRERQIEQLHQEAELLHGQQRAELERISALSQEDARNIILQKVEAETRDESARRIREIERAATEDADRRARKIIGLAIQRSASEYVAEVTVSTVALPGEELKGRIIGREGRNIRAFEQISGVDIIVDDTPEAVTLSCHDPVRREVARIALIKLLKDGRIHPARIEEVIAKTQQEIDQIMREEGERIAHDANVMGLHPDLIKLLGRLKYRTSYGQNVLQHSLECSLLAAHMAAELGANINVAKTAALLHDIGKAVDHEVQGPHALIGADIARRLGRSPAIVHAIAAHHNDEEPQSVEAFLVQAADAISGGRPGARRETIDLYIKRLEALETVATSFTGVQRAYAIQAGREVRILVQPDSIDDLGSIHLARDVAKKIEESLQYPGQIKVTVVRETRAVDYAR